A genomic segment from Scomber japonicus isolate fScoJap1 chromosome 11, fScoJap1.pri, whole genome shotgun sequence encodes:
- the sowahca gene encoding ankyrin repeat domain-containing protein SOWAHC — MESRCTQQAVQEFLMERGGRVRQMELIDHFLSIWEENDPSKEEVDRETLKRIVDVVGFVNVEDGVKFVCLSGELTAESVMRTDAESNDHVESNGNGNLQDNDCDNGNADNREQTGATSPLTASLDNDKQSNGNEQPGAPSQNNKTSTMTPASTGGGGEVKLRDRRRRESAPIIGIPELDQVHPGGSHSQQLRGARRVSKGSQRAMLTSCLSEDSALEGLDPVGDINTPKGSRRNFIELMMSSSPQVRRSLINRGSRLRDSVRSDGDSASILSSATDEDCASVTLDPLEHEWMLCASEGLWESLQPLLTVEPSLVAKRDFVTGFTCLHWAAKQGKAELLSQLLAFAKENAVPVNVNIRSSAGYTPLHLAAMHGHTQVVRVLLSDWEADPEARDYSGRRAIQYLSPPVAADLHEEGVVTSPGAESDNENTNGISGGGRSWRFARVLQGNLNPLRLLNPPAEAAEEAVGNGRTKGGIQRKSSLSRLNARLHRGRHRAQIIHSASFRDTGEVGRGEDLPSSPLRTRPLSNLFG; from the exons ATGGAGTCCCGGTGCACACAGCAAGCCGTGCAGGAGTTCCTtatggagagaggagggagggtcCGACAGATGGAACTGATCGATCACTTCCTATCAATTTGGGAGGAAAATGATCCATCTAAGGAAGAGGTGGATCGTGAAACGCTGAAACGCATCGTGGACGTGGTGGGTTTCGTGAATGTGGAGGACGGTGTGAAATTCGTGTGTTTAAGTGGTGAATTGACGGCGGAGTCGGTGATGCGGACGGACGCAGAGAGCAACGATCACGTCGAGAGCAACGGTAACGGTAATCTCCAGGACAACGACTGTGACAACGGCAACGCTGACAACAGAGAGCAAACAG GAGCAACCAGTCCACTAACAGCCAGTCTGGACAATGACAAGCAGTCAAACGGCAATGAGCAACCTGGAGCCCCATCCCAGAATAATAAGACCAGCACAATGACCCCTGCTTctactggaggaggaggagaggtgaagctgagagacagaaggaggcgAGAGTCAGCCCCAATTATCGGCATTCCAGAATTGGACCAGGTGCACCCTGGAGGGTCCCACAGCCAGCAACTGAGAGGAGCTCGCAGGGTATCCAAAGGGTCACAGCGGGCCATGCTGACCAGCTGCCTATCTGAAGACAGCGCATTGGAGGGGCTGGACCCTGTCGGCGATATCAATACTCCGAAGGGAAGCCGCAGGAACTTCATAGAGCTGATGATGAGTAGTTCTCCTCAG GTTCGGAGGTCTCTGATCAACCGTGGTTCACGTCTCCGGGACTCTGTGAGAAGCGATGGCGACTCTGCCTCAATCCTCTCCTCAGCCACTGACGAGGACTGTGCCTCAGTGACCCTTGATCCACTGGAGCACGAGTGGATGCTGTGCGCCTCAGAAGGCTTGTGGGAAAGCCTGCAGCCCCTGCTAACTGTTGAACCCAGTCTGGTGGCCAAGAGAGACTTTGTGACCGGCTTCACTTGCCTCCACTGGGCAGCTAAGCAAGGCAAAGCTGAGCTGCTCTCCCAGCTACTTGCCTTTGCCAAGGAGAACGCTGTGCCTGTGAATGTGAACATCAGATCAAGTGCTGGATATACACCTCTACACCTGGCAGCcatgcatggacacacacag GTGGTCCGCGTGTTGCTGTCAGACTGGGAGGCTGATCCTGAGGCAAGAGACTACAGCGGGAGGCGAGCCATCCAGTACCTCTCCCCACCAGTGGCGGCAGACCTGCACGAGGAGGGCGTGGTCACCTCACCGGGAGCTGAGTCAGACAACGAAAACACAAACGGAATCAGTGGTGGAGGGCGCAGCTGGCGGTTTGCCAGAGTGCTCCAGGGCAATCTGAACCCACTACGCCTCCTGAACCCACCAGCTGAGGCAGCAGAGGAGGCGGTCGGGAACGGGAGGACTAAAGGGGGGATACAGAGGAAGTCGTCTCTGAGCAGGCTCAACGCACGGCTGCATCGGGGACGCCACCGAGCCCAGATCATCCACAGCGCCTCCTTCAGGGACACAGGGGAGGTGGGAAGAGGCGAGGACCTACCCAGCAGCCCTCTACGAACCAGACCACTGTCCAACCTGTTTGGATGA